Proteins found in one Opitutaceae bacterium genomic segment:
- a CDS encoding LysE family transporter yields the protein MKLSLLTGIGVGFAIAAPVGPIGLLILKRSIVESRMSGFVSGLGAATADVTGAAVAAFGIQAILDLVDSHATAMQVAAGAFLILFGILTLKSPPPSHEAARPIHERNLWVAYGSTVALTLANPMTIVSLLVICAGVGLGAASRSEAALFVAGVGIGSTAWWAILSSAAAWFGSLISRKAFRWINAAAGLALIGFGVTELVRLGMSNR from the coding sequence ATGAAACTCTCCCTGCTCACTGGCATTGGCGTTGGCTTCGCGATCGCCGCCCCTGTCGGACCGATCGGATTGCTCATCCTCAAGCGATCAATCGTCGAAAGCAGGATGTCGGGTTTCGTTTCCGGCTTGGGTGCGGCCACGGCGGACGTCACCGGTGCGGCTGTCGCTGCTTTTGGCATCCAGGCCATCCTTGACCTCGTCGACTCCCACGCAACCGCCATGCAGGTCGCTGCCGGCGCATTTTTGATTCTGTTTGGGATTCTGACACTGAAGAGCCCCCCTCCTTCCCATGAGGCGGCACGGCCCATACACGAGAGAAATCTCTGGGTGGCCTATGGAAGCACAGTCGCGCTGACACTCGCGAATCCGATGACCATTGTCTCACTTCTCGTCATCTGCGCCGGCGTGGGGCTGGGAGCAGCAAGCCGCTCGGAGGCCGCCTTGTTCGTAGCCGGGGTTGGGATCGGCTCCACGGCGTGGTGGGCGATTCTCAGCAGCGCCGCAGCGTGGTTTGGTTCGCTGATTTCCCGGAAAGCGTTTCGTTGGATCAACGCCGCTGCAGGACTCGCACTGATCGGGTTTGGAGTGACCGAGTTAGTGAGGCTCGGCATGAGCAATCGATAA
- a CDS encoding metalloregulator ArsR/SmtB family transcription factor, producing MNDSWDTLKVLSDATRVRILALLLLEELSVAELQEILGMAQSRISSQLALLRQANLVTDRRDGKKAFYSLSSALSGKRLALVRAACAAVDEVRELEEDRSNLDLVMKRRRQQSEAYFNLIAGRLGKNYCPGRSWEAIGHLALRLTPAISIADLGAGEGLISQLLARRAKQVWCIDNSPRMVEVGSELAERNGLVNLAYKLGDIENVPLADHSVDLAILSQALHHAQHPQKAINEAFRILRPGGQVLILDLKDHTFEKARELYADVWLGFKESSLLTFLRNAGFQQTDVTLVAREPSEPYFETLLASGVR from the coding sequence GTGAACGATTCCTGGGATACGTTGAAAGTTCTGTCAGACGCGACGCGCGTGCGTATCCTTGCTCTCCTCCTGTTGGAGGAGCTGTCAGTGGCAGAACTTCAGGAGATCCTTGGCATGGCGCAGTCTCGCATTTCCTCGCAACTCGCCCTCCTGCGACAGGCCAATCTCGTAACGGACCGTCGCGACGGGAAGAAGGCGTTTTACTCCCTTTCCTCCGCGCTGTCGGGCAAGCGCCTGGCGCTGGTTCGCGCGGCCTGTGCCGCCGTGGATGAGGTGAGGGAGCTCGAGGAGGATCGTTCCAATCTCGACCTCGTGATGAAAAGGCGACGGCAACAGTCTGAAGCCTACTTCAATCTCATCGCCGGTCGACTGGGAAAGAATTACTGTCCGGGACGTTCTTGGGAAGCGATCGGACATCTGGCGCTTCGGCTTACGCCCGCCATCTCCATCGCTGATCTCGGCGCGGGCGAAGGTTTGATCTCCCAACTCCTCGCGCGCCGTGCCAAACAGGTGTGGTGCATCGACAATTCACCGCGCATGGTGGAAGTCGGCTCGGAGCTGGCCGAGCGCAATGGGCTGGTGAATCTCGCTTACAAGCTGGGCGACATTGAAAATGTGCCGCTTGCCGATCACTCGGTTGACCTCGCAATCCTAAGCCAGGCGTTGCATCACGCGCAGCATCCCCAGAAGGCGATCAACGAAGCTTTTCGAATCCTCAGACCCGGCGGGCAGGTGCTGATTCTTGATTTGAAAGACCACACTTTCGAGAAGGCCCGCGAGTTGTACGCCGACGTCTGGCTTGGATTCAAGGAAAGCAGCCTGCTCACTTTCCTGCGCAATGCGGGCTTTCAACAGACAGATGTGACGCTTGTTGCGCGGGAACCGTCGGAACCTTATTTCGAGACCCTTCTGGCGAGCGGGGTACGGTGA